ATATGCTTAAAGGCTATGATTTCGTTGAGTGATTTAATATGTAAGCCAGTTTCTTTTGTGAATATTTCCATTGGTGTATGATCGCTTTTTAATTCGACGATTGGAAATTCCCAAAGATTTGCAAGAAGTCCAGTTTCCGGGCGCTTTCTAAGTAACCAATCTCCGTTTTTATTTTGGATTGCAAATGAAGCTACGGGAATGACTTTACTCTTTTTCTTTCTCGTTCGAACCGGCAACTCATCTTGTCGTCCTTCATCAAAGGCAGAACAAAACTCTCTAACGGGACAAAGAAGACATTTCGGTCTCGGTGTACAGATGGTTGCGCCAAGTTCCATTAACCCTTGATTAAATGAGGATGGATCTTGATGGTCAATTAATTCCATAATTACGTCTTCAAATATTCGTTTCGTTCTTGGAATTGTAATATCTTCTTCTATAAGAAGAAGTCTGGAAAGGACACGCATTACATTACCGTCTACAGCATGTTCTGGAATACCGAAAGCGATACTGAGTACAGCGCCGGCAGTGTATGGTCCTACGCCTTTTAATGTTGAAATTTCTTTTCGATTTTCAGGAACTTTACTATCGTACTTTTCAACAACTTCACGAACGCCGGCTTGCAGGTTTCGAGCGCGTGAATAATAGCCTAATCCTTCCCACATTTTAAGCAATTCATCTTCATCTGCAGTCGCCAAGGTTTCCATCGTGGGATACTTGGTGATAAAACGATTATAGTATGGAATTACTGTGTCGACCCTGGTTTGTTGCAGCATCACTTCTGATACCCAAATATAATAGGGATTGGATGTCTGTCGCCAAGGTAAATCTCTTTTTTCATCGTTATACCACGAAATTAGCGCGTTGCAAAATTTATCTTTTTCTTCTATTATTCGCATGTTTTCCTCCATAAAGCGTATGTTATGATTAAACAGAAAAGGGTATACAAGAATTAAGGACATCCCTATGCACAATTCCGATTCCATGTTAGGGAGAAAAGTTTGTGTCTTCCGACAAAAGGAGCTGATTTTTTTGGATACTGGAACTCATGTTGTCATGGGCGTTGCAATTTGCGGGCTTGCCTTATCTGATCCAGTCGTTTCAGCGGATGCAGTGACGACTAGCGCAGTATTTTCTGGTATTATCGTTGGTTCGCTCATTCCAGACGTGGACACCGTTTTAAAACTTAGAAACAACGCTGTATACATTCGCCATCACCGCGGAATCACGCATTCGATTCCCGCAGTATTACTTTGGCCGCTTCTATTAACAATCGTCTTAACGTTACTTTTTCCGGGGGCCAATTTTATCCATGTATGGGCTTGGTCACTTTTAGCTGTGTTCTTCCATGTATTTGTTGATATATTCAATTCGTATGGAACTCAAGCTTTGCGGCCCTTCTCAAAAAAATGGGTCGCAATTGGTGTAATCAGTACATTCGACCCTATAATTTTTATATTACATGTTTTAGCCATTACGGTATGGCTTTTCGGTGTCGAACCGATCTATCCGATATCGATTATGTATGGAATAGTTTTCATCTATTATTTGCTTCGGTTTGTGTTGAAATACGCGGTAAAAAATGCTGTCGCACATACTATTCCCGATGCGGACGAGATTATTATTGCGCCGACAATTCGTTTTTTTCAATGGAGAGTTGCCGCTTCTTCTCCTAAATGTCATTATGTTGGGCGTGCTTATGGACGTTCTATTACGATTTACGATCGATTTACGAAAGATCCTTTGCCAGATTTTCCAGAAGTAAAAGCTGCTTTAGAGGATAATAATGTAAAAGCATTCACCGCATTTTCGCCAATTTACAGATGGGAAATAACGAAAATTGGCGACTTATGCGAGATTCGCTTGATCGATTTACGCTATCGGAATAAAGATTATTATCCCTTTGTCGCAGTCGCTCATGTTGATTCGGAAATGAACGTGATCAATTCGTATACAGGTTGGATTTTCTCTGAGGAAAAGCTCAATAAAAAGTTAAACTTTATACCTCATTCTTGAAAGAACAAAAGCGCAAGACGCCCGTTTAGCTCCGACAGGCATAAGCAATCCCGCGACGTGGCGGTCTATGCCGAAGAAGAATGCAGTTCAATTCTTCCCAGTGGGATTGCTTATGACCCGAGGGGCTGGCGCCTGGAGCTAGACCAAATGAAAAGCTATGACATGCATCATGTACATAGCTTTTCGTCTATTCTATTTCCCTGTTTTCACCGGTTTCAACATCGAGATAGGCAATGCTTCTTTCGCCAGATTGCCGCCTAGTCTGTGTCCCCAGGCAAAGCGTCCTTTTAAGTAATCAACTTGAAAAAACATGCCTTCATCGCCTTCGATGCGATAAATTTCTCCGATTTCAATTGTAGCGGGGTCGACTAAATAAGCTTCGGCCATTAACATTTTCCGTTGATATACCGCAAACTCGTTTAGAATACCGAGCTGTTCTGCTTTACGCGCTTTTTCGCGTAAATTTGCTATTTCGCCGCGTAATTCATGTTCTGTCATTGCGCTGTATTTTTTCTCAGTTGTCATCTTCATTCTCCTTCATTTCAATAAACTGATCGATTCGGTCAAATGGAATTCCTTTTTGATACATGGATTGTTTTACCCGATTATTGCGGTCTCTTCCACTAAATCTCGAACTGTATCGACGCCACGCTTTCTCGCCAATCGACTCAATCACGCCAGCCCACTCATCTTCATCTATGGATAAATCTATATTTTCTACAGCCTGCTTAATAATTTCATATGAATACCCTTTGCGTAATAAAACATTATGAATCCGCTGTTTGGTTTGCGATGGTGATTGGGAACGTTTTTTTGAAGCTTCTTTTTCTGCCAGGTTCTTGGCGATTTCAACTTGCTCTTCTTCAGAGTAGGAATCCAATACTTGTTCTTGGAGTTCTTTTGCGATTCCTTTCTTTTGAAGTTCTTGCTGAATTGCCCGCGGACCGCGACTTGAAGACCTTTTCTGTGTTTCCAATAATGCCTCTGAAAACGTTTCGTCGTTCAGAAAACCCAAGTTTCTTAATTTCACAATCGCTTCTAATATAATCGCTTCGCCGTACCCGACTTCCAATAGCTTTTGTTTCACTTCAAACTCACTGCGCATTCTGAATCCTAGGTAATGAAGCGCACGATTAAACGCTTTACGAATTTCGTCTTCATAAACCATTTCATCGACAGACCAATCTTCCAACGACATACCTTTTGTCAATTCAAATTTAACCAAAACGGATTCATGAACGCTAAACGCATACTTTTCATCTAGAAATATATTATAGCGTTCCTTATCTCTCTTTTGTTGTGTTATCTTTGTAATAACAGGCACTTTAATCCCTCCTGTACTTTCCTTTAGTATACATGTTCTGCCTGATTGATTCAGCTTTACAAATTATATTTAGTAGATGGGGGCGAAAATAATGAAAATTGTACTTGCTGGCGGCTCTGGATTGATTGGTAAAAAAGTAACTGAAGTTTTACTTGAAGCGAATCATCAAATTGTTATCCTCACTAGGAAGAACATGATAGATGTTCAAAATGTTTCTTATGTAAAATGGCTTCATGATGGTCTTACACCAGAAGATGCGATTGGCGATGCGGATGCTTTTATTAACCTTGCCGGCGTGTCCATAAATGAGGGACGTTGGTCAGAAGATCATCAACGACGGATTTATGATAGCCGCATGACTGCTACTGATGAACTCTTACGAATCATTCGAGCACTTCCTAGAAAGCCGTCCGTCTTGATAAATGCGAGTGCAATTGGAATTTATCCCGCTTCTGATGATAAGCGCTATACTGAACAATCGCATGATGTTGCAAATGATTTTCTTGGAAAGACGGTTTATGACTGGGAACAAAAAGCGTTAAGCATTGGAAATGATGGGCTGCGTGTTGTCTGCACGAGATTTGGCGTCGTGCTTAGTCAGGACGGCGGCGCTTTCCCGCTTATGGCGCTTCCCTATAAGTTATTTGCGGGCGGCACAGTTGGAACAGGTAAACAATGGGTCTCGTGGGTGCATATAAATGACGTTGCTCGAGCGATCCTTTTCTCTGTTGAAAACGAGCATATCAGTGGAGCTGTAAATGTAACGGCACCTTCTCCAACGCGAATGAAGGAATTCGGACATACAATTGGCACTGTCCTTCGAAGACCTCATTGGATTCCCGCACCTTCGTTTGCATTGAAATTAGCGCTTGGCAAAAAAAGCGCATTGGTATTAACAGGTCAGCATGTAACGCCTGAAAAATTACTTGAAAACAACTTCGATTTTTCATTCCCCACACTGGAATCAGCTTTGGAAAATCTAGTTACTAAACACGTATAATTACGGGCCTAACACGCATCCTAACTTAAAAGGAGGGTGCTTTTTATTATGAATAAATTTCACTTGCGCGGTTTTCTGCTAGCTGTCATAATCATTTCAGCGGGAATCGTTTTCAATCCGTATTCAGCAGCCGCTGAAGAATTTCATTGGGGATTTAAAAAAGCGACAAACGGCGTACCGCCAGATGCGGGTGCTGCTTTCAATGAAGTTTTGGATAAATACGGCGCTATTTATAAAGGGAAACCTGATGAAAAGGTAGTTTATTTAACATTTGATAATGGATATGAAGCGGGTTACACCGAACCGATTTTAGATACGTTAAAAGCAGAAAATGTTCCTGCAACTTTTTTTCTGACGGGTCATTATTTAACGAGCGCGACACCAATACTTAAACGCATGGTTAAAGACGGTCACACTATAGGGAATCACTCATATGACCATCCAAATATGGCGAATTTATCGGAAAAAGGAATGGAAGATGAGTGGAGTCGATTCGACAAAAAGCTTAAAGAATTAACCGGGATCGAACGAACCGTTTATGTAAGGCCGCCGAAGGGCACTTTCAGTGAAAAACTTCTAAGTTTTGGCAATGAACTTGGATACCGCCACATTTTTTGGTCAATTGCATTCGTCGACTGGCATAAAGATAAGCCAAGAGGAAAAGATTATGCTTATGGTGAATTGATGAAACAACTGCACCCCGGCGCGGTTATTTTAATGCATACAGTGTCTTCGGATAATGCAGAAGCGCTCCTTTCTTTTATACAGGATGCAAAAAAAGAAGGCTATCTGTTTAAATCCCTCGATGATCTTGTAATGGAATATGAGGGTATTGAATCTGTTTATTAATCAACCTCTACGCGCCTTTAAACAAGGCGCTTTTGTGGTTTATTCATTGCTGATAGTAGAAATAGCGTACCTAAAAAGAGAGATATGAGTAATAAAAAGCTGAATGAAGCTTCGAATTCCAAAAATAAACCGCCCAAGAATGGACCCGTCAAACTTCCGAAACTAAAAAAGATGCCGCATAGAAGGTTTCCGGTTGGCAATAATTCAGCAGGCGTTAGATCTGACATATAAGAAATCCCAAGTGAATAGATCGATCCTACAAATAATCCAGCTATGAAAAATGTTCCTATGACGAGTAAAGTTGAGGCTTCAAACAAGCTTGCTGTAAAAAATGCTGTAGCTCCCCCGCCAAGTGCAATGAGAATTACGGGACGTCTTCCAATTCGGTCGGAAAGCATGCCAAGCGGAATTTGCGAGACGATTCCTCCTGCTGAAAATGTCGCTAATATAATGGAAACAGAAGCTACACTTATGCCGCTCCG
This genomic window from Sporosarcina sp. Marseille-Q4063 contains:
- the mutY gene encoding A/G-specific adenine glycosylase; the protein is MRIIEEKDKFCNALISWYNDEKRDLPWRQTSNPYYIWVSEVMLQQTRVDTVIPYYNRFITKYPTMETLATADEDELLKMWEGLGYYSRARNLQAGVREVVEKYDSKVPENRKEISTLKGVGPYTAGAVLSIAFGIPEHAVDGNVMRVLSRLLLIEEDITIPRTKRIFEDVIMELIDHQDPSSFNQGLMELGATICTPRPKCLLCPVREFCSAFDEGRQDELPVRTRKKKSKVIPVASFAIQNKNGDWLLRKRPETGLLANLWEFPIVELKSDHTPMEIFTKETGLHIKSLNEIIAFKHIFTHITWEMKSFRARVDEEETVPDGYQFFTEEEVESLPKPVPIIKIWESLKNGGILK
- a CDS encoding metal-dependent hydrolase; the protein is MDTGTHVVMGVAICGLALSDPVVSADAVTTSAVFSGIIVGSLIPDVDTVLKLRNNAVYIRHHRGITHSIPAVLLWPLLLTIVLTLLFPGANFIHVWAWSLLAVFFHVFVDIFNSYGTQALRPFSKKWVAIGVISTFDPIIFILHVLAITVWLFGVEPIYPISIMYGIVFIYYLLRFVLKYAVKNAVAHTIPDADEIIIAPTIRFFQWRVAASSPKCHYVGRAYGRSITIYDRFTKDPLPDFPEVKAALEDNNVKAFTAFSPIYRWEITKIGDLCEIRLIDLRYRNKDYYPFVAVAHVDSEMNVINSYTGWIFSEEKLNKKLNFIPHS
- a CDS encoding YfhH family protein, which gives rise to MTTEKKYSAMTEHELRGEIANLREKARKAEQLGILNEFAVYQRKMLMAEAYLVDPATIEIGEIYRIEGDEGMFFQVDYLKGRFAWGHRLGGNLAKEALPISMLKPVKTGK
- the recX gene encoding recombination regulator RecX; translation: MPVITKITQQKRDKERYNIFLDEKYAFSVHESVLVKFELTKGMSLEDWSVDEMVYEDEIRKAFNRALHYLGFRMRSEFEVKQKLLEVGYGEAIILEAIVKLRNLGFLNDETFSEALLETQKRSSSRGPRAIQQELQKKGIAKELQEQVLDSYSEEEQVEIAKNLAEKEASKKRSQSPSQTKQRIHNVLLRKGYSYEIIKQAVENIDLSIDEDEWAGVIESIGEKAWRRYSSRFSGRDRNNRVKQSMYQKGIPFDRIDQFIEMKENEDDN
- a CDS encoding TIGR01777 family oxidoreductase; the protein is MKIVLAGGSGLIGKKVTEVLLEANHQIVILTRKNMIDVQNVSYVKWLHDGLTPEDAIGDADAFINLAGVSINEGRWSEDHQRRIYDSRMTATDELLRIIRALPRKPSVLINASAIGIYPASDDKRYTEQSHDVANDFLGKTVYDWEQKALSIGNDGLRVVCTRFGVVLSQDGGAFPLMALPYKLFAGGTVGTGKQWVSWVHINDVARAILFSVENEHISGAVNVTAPSPTRMKEFGHTIGTVLRRPHWIPAPSFALKLALGKKSALVLTGQHVTPEKLLENNFDFSFPTLESALENLVTKHV
- a CDS encoding polysaccharide deacetylase family protein, with protein sequence MNKFHLRGFLLAVIIISAGIVFNPYSAAAEEFHWGFKKATNGVPPDAGAAFNEVLDKYGAIYKGKPDEKVVYLTFDNGYEAGYTEPILDTLKAENVPATFFLTGHYLTSATPILKRMVKDGHTIGNHSYDHPNMANLSEKGMEDEWSRFDKKLKELTGIERTVYVRPPKGTFSEKLLSFGNELGYRHIFWSIAFVDWHKDKPRGKDYAYGELMKQLHPGAVILMHTVSSDNAEALLSFIQDAKKEGYLFKSLDDLVMEYEGIESVY